A region of the Agrobacterium sp. RAC06 genome:
GAAGCTGTGCAGCAGCCAGGTCGCATCCGATTCATAGGAAATGAGCCGCGTGTGTCTCACGCCCAATGCAGTAGCTTCGTAGATGATCGGCAGTCGTTCCTGAACGCTGCGGCTTTCAGGCCAGGGAATGATGACGTGGTGGGGAAAACGTGCGTTCAGAAGGGTTTTTGTCCAACGCTGTTTGCGGCTTGCCATGGCTACTCTCGTTCGCGCCCCCGCCGAGGGGCAAAGGATTTAATTTTCCCACCGCCCAAGGAGCCGCTCCCCTTCAACGATGAATAGTTGACACTACATCAGGAGAGTGAGAACATAAAGAGAACATATGAGGTGAAACATGACCACTGCAAGCACGAATGACGTCGTTGCGAATGCCCTTGCCGAGGTAGCCAAAGCGCGAGCGTGGAGGGAGAGAAATGAAGCCCAGAGGCATCGCACTTTTGGCGGCATGGCTACTCGCCAGTCGGTCTATGTGCTCGCCCGGAAGAAGCCGGAGGAGAAAGAGTCATGCAAGCAGTGACCGCATGTGTCGAAGAGCAGCCTGACGAGGTCGAAGAAGTTCTCTCGCTGTTCGGCGGAGATGCGCGAAAAGCGCTGCGCGCGGTCCTGAGAGATTGCCATCATTTGCATGAGCAACTGAGGCTGACATCCGGTGCCATGAGTGTCGGCTTCACAAGAGGTTGGCTGCCTAAAGATCGAATAATCGATGGCTGACCTCAAAGGGCTCGCGGCGTCCATTGCTCGCTAGTGCTCTAGGTTTCACTGCGGAGAGGTCAAATTCGTCTCCCACGCACGGACTAATTTAGAATAGCATTTTTACGGAACTACGAGGTATTGTGGCGATGAAGCGATGCTGGTGTCGTCTCCGTAATTCACCAGATACGGCTTGATCCAAATTTTTTTGCGCTCCTGCCAGCCAGGACCCACAGCCTGATTCTTATAGTGACCAGCGCGGATATGTGGTTTGACGTGACCTCGGCCTTCCTCATACGCGTGATCCTTGCCCTGCCTATCAGTGCTGTAGCCGATATGTACTTTTACATAGTCTTTCGTGATCGGCGGCTTGCCCTTTTTGATGCGTGCCGCGTCTAGCTTAGGGCTGATCTGAGCGGGTTCTCGTGTGACGATTCCACGTACGTGGAGCGTCATTGCAAGACAGAGGGATATGGCTGCGGAGGGAGCATAGCTATCAATAAATTGTCTTGTAATTGGCGATGGAACCCAGCCTTGGTATGGTTGGACTATTGCGCTTCCATCTGATGCAAACGAAGCCGGAAAATAGTCCCCAAAGATCATGCTGCGCTTGGCGCGTGGGATGTGAAATGCTGGCCAGATCCGGTAACTATTCGGTCCAACGGCATCGACAAGCCAGAAGATTAGCTCATCTGTATCGTGCCCCCACTCTACAAGCATGGTCTCATATGGAAGTTCCGTGCGCCCCGCCTCAATTGCAACGGCCACGGCATGGTCGTAGTCTGCCGCATGCTCTTTTAGCCAATCCATAATGTCCCGCGAGAAGACAAATTTGGGTGCTCCCTGCATGCGCCTATATAGATCGGCTGCTCCCGGAAAGTTGGGATGCTCAACGAGGCGTAAGTCGTGAAAACGGCTGACGGACAAACGCCTCTCCTACTTCGGCATGCTGATTGGTCAGTGGCGAGACCTAACCGCTTTGTGGATTTGAGTTCAAGGCCTGCTGTGATCTCTGGGCGGAGAGAGCCGCCCGAAATTACGCATGCGCGAGCTAAACCGATTTTCGCAAGGGGCCGCGAGTGAGTGACTGATGACTAAATGATAGACGGCGGAGTCCGACATTCAGTCATCTGGCGCGGCAGTCCGAGTTTGGGCGAATGCGGTCACTAAAGGTGTGCTATATTGTCGGCCACGATGTTCGAGTTCCGCCAACGAGGGCTTACCATCTCAAGTGCCTCTGACCTCCATGTTGTGTGGAAATGCGATTCGAGTGTGCAGCAAAGGACAATGCTTGCAGCTATGCGGCTGTCATCGAAGCTGTTTGTCAGGACCGAGAACTGCATGAAGTACCCAATTTGCAACGCACTTAGCGCCAATGCCGCAAAGCACTGTGCAGCTTTGGTAGTGACGGAGAACTTCGAGGTCGGCACAAGGACATTGTCCAAGCTCGCTCAACCCAAAGAGACGCTCCGGAACGGGACACTCACATTTGTCTCTAGTAAGGGGCGTACGTTCGGCATCACCTGTAAGCATGTGGTGCAGCACTATCGCGACCTTACTGCTGCATCTGACAAAAGCGCGTACTCCATGCGCACTATGCTGAACGGTTTCTACGTCGTCATGGATCGCTTCAAAACCCCACAGCCACAGTACGGCGATGGTCCGCTGGACATTGCCGTAAGGGAAGTCATGCCCGAATTCATCGCGAAGCTCGGTAAAGAGCCTTTTGATCTCGACGCTTGCCCAGACCTGCCTTCGCAGATACGGCATGGTTACGCAGTAGGGTTTCCCGAAACCCTTAAGCGCCGCGTTCAGTCTGACCCACTTGGCTATAAGGTTTCTATGCCACAGCTCGAAGTCCTCGCGGAACTTCGGCATACGCCAACTAGGCGATTTCAGCTCGTCAGCGAAATCGGTGAGCCTCCAAAACATTCGGACTTTAGCGGAATGAGTGGTGGGCCGATCTTCTGGAGCACAGAAACCGAGTATGGAATGCTTGGCATCACATATGAAGGAGACGTTGGAAGTGACGGCAGAAGTATTCACATCTTTGGTGAGTTCGCTGCACGCGACACCATTCTGGACTGGATCGATCAGTTGTGAGTGGTTAGATGTCGGCCCACCGCGAGATGGCTAAGCTTCATCGTCGGGGAGCGGCGCCAAAATTCTAATACGCGTTGTGACGATTCATAGCTGCACCCCAAGTGAGAAGATCGTTATCCGCGACTTTGGTTGCGGTAGTCACATTCATTTATTATTAGTTGACAGGTTGAAATTATAAACGTGAGACTGGCGCGTAACCGAGCAAGTCCTGCGCCGAAATGCACATGCTTTGAAAGTCATAGAGCACCATGTTTCTCGAAAGGCTGGTCGGTGAGCGGCCGATTGCGATCCCGATTTCCCATTCTGAAAGTGACGCTGCGATTCGACCAGCAGCACCGATCTTCGTGTACGATTTCTTCTCGGGTTGTGGTGGTGCGAGCGAGGGTCTCAGGGCGGCAGGGATGAAACCTGTGCTCGGGCTTGATGTCGATCACGAGGCCATGGCGACTTTCGCTCACAATTTCGTGGGCGCCACCGCGTTAATTAAGAATATCTGTCACCTCACCACGTCGGAGATTGAGTATCTATTTGAAAAGGAGCGGGTTTCACCTGTGCTATTCAGCGCCTGTGCTCCATGCCAGCCGTTCTCTCGCCAGAACCGCCAGCGCAAGGAGAAGGACAGCAGAGTATCGCTTCTGAAGGAGCTGGCGCGATTTGTGCTCCGGTTCCGTCCCGAGCTGATCTTCGTCGAGAATGTTCCAGGTCTACAGACCTTTTCGGAAGCCGAAGACGGGCCCCTGCAGGAGTTGCTCGAACTCCTGGACGCCAACGGCTATAAGCATTCTGTACGCATCGTAGAGGCAAGGGAGTACGGAGTTCCCCAGAACCGCCGGAGGCTCGTGCTTGTTGCAAGCCTCTTCGGCGAGTTCGAATTCCCAGCGCCGACCCACGGCAGTGGTGAAGGGCTTCATGCTGTTAAGACCGTTCGCGACGCGATAGGACATTTTCCTCCGATTGCGGCTGGTACTTTGGATCAGAGTATACGAAACCACTATGCTTGCGCGCTTGCGCCCCAAAATCTCGAAAGAATCCGGGCCGTGACGGAAGGCGGGGGGAGGCGTACATGGTCAGAGCATCTGAAGCTGGACTGCCACAAAGGCCTCAAGGGCTACACTGATGTATATGGGCGGATGAGCTGGGATCGTCCATCGCCGTCGCTCACGACCCGCTGCATCAGTCTTTCGAACGGTCGATTCGGCCATCCTGAGCAGGATCGGGCGATCAGTGTTAGGGAAGCCGCCTCGCTACAGTCCTTCCCTGATAGCTTCGAGTTTTTCGGAAGTCTGAATTCTCAGGCCCGTCAGATCGGGAACGCGGTGCCGCCACGTCTTTCCGAAATCATCGGACGCGCAATGATTTTGCATGTCCGAAAATACCTGGGTCAATCCTGATGGCGAAATTCGGCATTGGAGCGCGGGCGATTGACCTGCTCGGCCGCCAGCAGGTGGCGGGAACTCCCACCGCGATATCGGAGCTTTTCAAGAATGCTCATGATGCGTACGCGCGCAATATCGTCGTTGATTTCTACCGCGTTAAAAACCTGCTCGTCTTGCGCGACGACGGTGTCGGAATGTCCCGCCGCGACTTTGAGACTAGATGGCTGACCGCCGCGACGGATAGCAAGCGGGAGAGCGGATACATGCCGCCGCCGGAAGCCGACCCTGATCAGCCGCTGCGGCCCGTGATGGGCGAGAAGGGTATTGGCCGGCTTGCCATTGCGGTCCTCGGCAAGCAGGTTCTAGTTCTCACGAGGCAAAAATCCCCCGATGCTTCCAAGCCCCTGGTGGTGGCTCTGCTCCACTGGGATGTCTTCAGCCTGCCGAATATACAGCTCGGCGATATCGAGATCCCTCTGAGGGAGCTCGAGGGTGGCACATTGCCTGACCGGGTAATAGTATCAGAAATGGTGCAGGAGGCCGTTCGTAACCTCGAGCATCTTTCTAAGGACACAGATCCAAAGCTGGCGGAGCAGATTATCGAAGACCTCCGCAGGTTCGACGTAGACCCAGCGTCTCTCGCCTCAGTTATGCTGGAAGGCCCGGATCTGCGCGGCAAGGGTTATGGTACCCACTTCTACATCCTTCCAACGAACGAGACGCTGGCTCTCGATGTGGACGAGGTTGCCGAGGATGAGAAAGCGACGCCCATGCAGAAGGCCTTGCTTGGGTTCTCAAACACAATGGTGCCCGGCCATACTCCGCCGCCGATGCGCACAGCCTTCCGAGACCACAAGGGAGGAGGTCTGTGGGAGGACATAATCGGCTCGAACCAATTCTTCACGCCGCAGGATTTTGAGAGTTCGGATCATCAGGTGTCCGGCGCTTTCGACGAGCACGGCCAGTTTTCCGGTTCTATCCGTGTCTTTAACGGCGAAGTCCGTCCGCTGCGTATCCACTGGCCGAACGGCAAAGGACAGCCGACCAAATGCGGCCCTTTCACGCTCTCGTTCGCTTATGTGCAGGGGACAGCGAGGGAAACGCTTCTACCCCGCGATCGTTGGAACGAGATGATCGGGAAACTCAATAGGATCGGCGGTCTTTACCTTTACCGCGACAATATCCGGATCCTTCCCTACGGTGACTCGGACTACGACTTTCTCGACATAGAACGACGAAGGACTAAGCACGCGGGCTACTACTTTTTTTCTTATCGAAGGATGCTGGGCGTTATCGAGACGACTAAGCGCGCCAACGCCAATCTCGTCGAAAAAGCTGGACGGGAAGGGTTCCAGGCAAACGCAGCGTACAAAGAATTTCGGGCCATCCTTGAGAACTTCTTTATCCAGCTAGCCGCCGAGTTTTTCCGGGAGGGCGGCACTTCGAGCGACGAGTTCTTTGCTCTCAGGGAGGAGAATGCGAAGAATTTTGAGATTCTCAAGAAACGCGAGCAGCAGATTGCAACCCAGCGTCGTAAGCTCTCCAGGAGCCTTGAGTGGTTCTTCGAGAAGATGGCTGAACGTTCTTTTGAAGACGGTGTGCACGACGTCGTTGCATCTATCGAAAGCAGGCTGGCCCGTCTTTCCGAGGGAGAAATCGATCCGGGCGAGATACGCCGCATGGAAAGCAGCGCGCTCGCCGAAATCGCGGCGATTTCTCGAGACTCGCGGATCGTCCGTCCCAGAGCTGTTGGCCTCACCAAGGAGCAGTCGAGGCAATGGGCGAGCTATGAAGCTCAGCGTAGCCAGCTTGAAAACAGCGTATACCTCCCGGCGATGGACAGAGTTCGATCTGCGTTCGCAGCCGCCAAGGACCGGTTGGGCATGGCTGACCAAGCCCGACAACTCGCTTACGAGACAATTTCAGAAATCTCGTTAGACAGCCAGCGACAGATGCGGAAGCTGTCATCCGACGTCCGCTCCGATGCGGACGGATTCCACGAGCGTGTGGTGCAACTGACCAAAGATAGCATCAGGACGGTGCGAGAGGCGATCGAGGGAAAGCTGATAGCTTTCGAACGAGAGGCGTCCGCGAACATGACACCGGAGCAGATTTCGCGGATCCAGAGTTCGATCGAGGCCGAGATAAGGTCAGTAACTGAGCGGCAATCCGAGATCCTCCAGAAGATCGCCTCAGATATCGCTTCAGTCGCCTCAGACGGCCCTCGTATGGACGAGCTGCTAACGGCGATGGAAACAGATCTGGAGGATCGCCGCGATCGTGAAGAACTAAGCATGCGTCTGGCGCAAATGGGACAGGCTATCGGCATCGTCCATCATGAGTTCAGCGCCGCGATTCGAACCGTAAGGCGTAACGTGCGCCGTCTCGAGAGCTGGGCCGACAGGAACGAGAAGTTCCGAAAGGTCTACGATGACATTACGCAGAGCTACGCACACTTGGACAGTTATCTGTCTCTGTTCGCTCCACTCAGTCGCGGTCTCGACCAGACGAAACGGGTCATACGTGGATCCGAGGTCACCAGCTATCTAATGGAATTGTTAGGCGATCGCCTGCGCCGCCACAATGTGGAACTCATTGCGACTTCGGATTTCCAGGGCACAGAGATCGAGGCCTTCGTGTCGACTATATATCCGGCATTCGTAAACCTGGTCGACAACTCGATTTATTGGCTGAATCACGGTCAGTATCTCGATACGGGCACTGCGTCGAACCAACGTCCAAAGCGAGTGATACTCGACCGACAAGACAATTCGCTTCTTATTTCAGACAGTGGTCCAGGTGTTCTTCCGGGCGACGAATATGCAGTTTTCGAGACGGGATTTTCTCGAAAGCCTGGCGGAACCGGTCTTGGCCTGAGCATTACGCATGATGTTCTGAATAGGCAGGGCTTTCAACTAACGCTAGATCTCTACGAGAAGGGCGAGGGTGCCACATTCCGAATTAGGATCCCTGACGACGCAATTCTGGAAGACAGTCCATGACCTTTGAGGAGCAGTGTAGTTCTGCCGCAGCGAATTTCCTTCAGACCGCCGTCCTCGTCGACGACCAAGCGGAGTTTGGGATGCCAGCAGACATGGTGTCAGACCCAGACGGAGGGGCATTCGAGGATCCAGACGAACTATCTGCGGTGAGCGTGACGGGCGCGACTCCGGCAGCGCAGCCGATTAGGGAGCGTCTGGACGCCGGAGCGATAACACGCGGCTTTGCTGAGAAGGGGTTGATCTGCAGCGTCCTGAAGCCTCAGTCGGCAGCTTCCATATCCATGGAAGTGCTCCGGCTGGCGCCGAAAAGTGACATCATCGTTCTCGACTGGCAGATGGGGAGCGTGGATAACGGTGACATTGCCCTTGGGATCATCTTTAAAGTTCTTGAAATGGATCGTCGGGCTGGCGGTCGATTAAGGCTGTTTGCCATCTACACGGGCGTGCGGGATCTCAGCACGGTTTCGGTCCGCATTGCGGACGAGCTTCCATCGCTCAAGGCTTCGTCGAATCCTTTCGAGTTCTACAACGAACCAGCCACTGCCAAGGTTGTCGTTCTCGGCAAGGGAATTGCAACGGATCACGAGGCTGGGCAGGAGGAGCGTTGCACGGAGGAAGAAGGACTCGCAACGAGGCTAATCACTGAGTTCGCAAAATTCTCTGGTGGCATACTCAGGAACGCTACGCTAGCTTCTATGGGGCATCTGCGCAGCAACACTCATCGCCTACTTGCGCGTCTGAATGGCGATCTCGACGGCCCAGTCGTTACCCAGTTCGCACTCCTGAATAATCCGGCTGATGCGCAGCAGTATATCGCCGACTTGATTCTTCAGGAAATAGAGGCTCAGGTCCCACTCGAGGAGATCGTTGCAAGATATGCAGGTCCAGACAGCATCAAGAAGCGCATTACTCAACTCTTCGCAGAGGGAGGGAAGTCGAGGATACCCCTGGATGCCGAAGGAAAGACAATGTACGAGTTGCCGGAAGCTTCCGCATTGTCGCTGGTCGACGGACCGCTTGAGACGCTTAAGTCGCATATAGGCGACTTCGCGAATACACTTGGTAAAATGCCAAAGGAAATTTCCGGACAGTTTGGACCAGATTCTATTCCTCAAAGGTTGTATGGGGTTCTAGGCGATGATTTCGCGGAGGGCGTCCGCAAACATGA
Encoded here:
- a CDS encoding DNA cytosine methyltransferase, with the translated sequence MFLERLVGERPIAIPISHSESDAAIRPAAPIFVYDFFSGCGGASEGLRAAGMKPVLGLDVDHEAMATFAHNFVGATALIKNICHLTTSEIEYLFEKERVSPVLFSACAPCQPFSRQNRQRKEKDSRVSLLKELARFVLRFRPELIFVENVPGLQTFSEAEDGPLQELLELLDANGYKHSVRIVEAREYGVPQNRRRLVLVASLFGEFEFPAPTHGSGEGLHAVKTVRDAIGHFPPIAAGTLDQSIRNHYACALAPQNLERIRAVTEGGGRRTWSEHLKLDCHKGLKGYTDVYGRMSWDRPSPSLTTRCISLSNGRFGHPEQDRAISVREAASLQSFPDSFEFFGSLNSQARQIGNAVPPRLSEIIGRAMILHVRKYLGQS
- a CDS encoding ATP-binding protein, producing MAKFGIGARAIDLLGRQQVAGTPTAISELFKNAHDAYARNIVVDFYRVKNLLVLRDDGVGMSRRDFETRWLTAATDSKRESGYMPPPEADPDQPLRPVMGEKGIGRLAIAVLGKQVLVLTRQKSPDASKPLVVALLHWDVFSLPNIQLGDIEIPLRELEGGTLPDRVIVSEMVQEAVRNLEHLSKDTDPKLAEQIIEDLRRFDVDPASLASVMLEGPDLRGKGYGTHFYILPTNETLALDVDEVAEDEKATPMQKALLGFSNTMVPGHTPPPMRTAFRDHKGGGLWEDIIGSNQFFTPQDFESSDHQVSGAFDEHGQFSGSIRVFNGEVRPLRIHWPNGKGQPTKCGPFTLSFAYVQGTARETLLPRDRWNEMIGKLNRIGGLYLYRDNIRILPYGDSDYDFLDIERRRTKHAGYYFFSYRRMLGVIETTKRANANLVEKAGREGFQANAAYKEFRAILENFFIQLAAEFFREGGTSSDEFFALREENAKNFEILKKREQQIATQRRKLSRSLEWFFEKMAERSFEDGVHDVVASIESRLARLSEGEIDPGEIRRMESSALAEIAAISRDSRIVRPRAVGLTKEQSRQWASYEAQRSQLENSVYLPAMDRVRSAFAAAKDRLGMADQARQLAYETISEISLDSQRQMRKLSSDVRSDADGFHERVVQLTKDSIRTVREAIEGKLIAFEREASANMTPEQISRIQSSIEAEIRSVTERQSEILQKIASDIASVASDGPRMDELLTAMETDLEDRRDREELSMRLAQMGQAIGIVHHEFSAAIRTVRRNVRRLESWADRNEKFRKVYDDITQSYAHLDSYLSLFAPLSRGLDQTKRVIRGSEVTSYLMELLGDRLRRHNVELIATSDFQGTEIEAFVSTIYPAFVNLVDNSIYWLNHGQYLDTGTASNQRPKRVILDRQDNSLLISDSGPGVLPGDEYAVFETGFSRKPGGTGLGLSITHDVLNRQGFQLTLDLYEKGEGATFRIRIPDDAILEDSP
- a CDS encoding response regulator receiver domain, whose amino-acid sequence is MTFEEQCSSAAANFLQTAVLVDDQAEFGMPADMVSDPDGGAFEDPDELSAVSVTGATPAAQPIRERLDAGAITRGFAEKGLICSVLKPQSAASISMEVLRLAPKSDIIVLDWQMGSVDNGDIALGIIFKVLEMDRRAGGRLRLFAIYTGVRDLSTVSVRIADELPSLKASSNPFEFYNEPATAKVVVLGKGIATDHEAGQEERCTEEEGLATRLITEFAKFSGGILRNATLASMGHLRSNTHRLLARLNGDLDGPVVTQFALLNNPADAQQYIADLILQEIEAQVPLEEIVARYAGPDSIKKRITQLFAEGGKSRIPLDAEGKTMYELPEASALSLVDGPLETLKSHIGDFANTLGKMPKEISGQFGPDSIPQRLYGVLGDDFAEGVRKHEDFAIASAIRLTNLEAQSFRDRKLPTIRLGSIIHDADGYHICLTPVCDSVRLPREKAQFLFGRLVEDERKFNVIVDDDGVRRRLLIDRKNVFIKTLELIPAADRTIRVERRLFDYLVPVFSPDDGKLFVRWVAEMKPMQAQRVVNSVTSNLSRIGLDEFEWLRQLGVNWTG